One segment of Rhodopirellula baltica SH 1 DNA contains the following:
- a CDS encoding VTT domain-containing protein has translation MPAETTAAKINQYVRWGSIAIVVVSLLVIIRTLPFDVVTSAMNEWIGSLGWWGPVVLVLLYIVATVLFVPGTILTLAAGAIFGLLVGTIVVSIGSTIGAALAFLISRYVARERVAKLAKDNRRFAAIDRAIEEGGWKIVGLLRLSPALPFNLQNYLYGLTPIRFWPYVLTSWIAMLPATFLYVYLGHVTGAAVGADRERTTAEWAMLAVGLLATIAVTVYVTRLASQKLDEQVDQDQRENADTSKQSGSVATSNARRTVLLATIAVSMVLLAVYVSMNSGDIESTVTSWLGPPAVDATETHSPNPSGPNIDHSLLDEVLATHVQEGGWVNYEALRDNTGKLDRYLDVVASAPWDDLGRDEKLALLLNGYNASTLKLIVDHYPVDSIKDIPATDRWDAVRWNIGGNIWSLNQIEHEQIRPHFKEPRIHFALVCAAVGCPPLRREAYHPDRLNEQLEDQTRIVHDHATWFEHLAGSNELRLTKLYDWYAGDFLQSAESIPHFAATYSQSLRQAIDSEQDPTVEWLPYDWSLNTLPNRRPR, from the coding sequence ATGCCAGCCGAGACCACCGCTGCGAAAATCAATCAGTACGTCCGCTGGGGATCCATCGCGATCGTCGTGGTCAGTTTGCTGGTCATCATCCGCACGCTGCCGTTTGACGTTGTCACTTCGGCGATGAACGAGTGGATCGGTAGCTTGGGTTGGTGGGGCCCGGTGGTCCTCGTGTTGCTGTACATCGTCGCGACAGTTCTGTTTGTACCAGGCACGATTTTGACACTCGCCGCCGGAGCGATCTTTGGGTTGCTCGTTGGCACCATCGTGGTTTCGATTGGCTCGACGATCGGCGCCGCACTGGCGTTCTTGATTTCTCGGTATGTGGCCCGAGAGAGGGTCGCCAAACTTGCCAAAGACAATCGTCGCTTCGCCGCGATCGACCGAGCCATCGAAGAAGGCGGATGGAAAATCGTTGGGCTGTTGCGGTTGTCGCCGGCCTTGCCCTTCAACTTACAGAACTATCTGTACGGCCTGACTCCAATTCGCTTTTGGCCGTACGTTCTCACCAGTTGGATTGCGATGCTACCCGCGACATTCCTTTATGTTTACTTGGGACATGTCACGGGAGCAGCGGTCGGTGCGGATCGTGAACGCACCACCGCGGAGTGGGCGATGCTAGCGGTGGGATTGCTGGCGACCATCGCGGTCACCGTCTATGTCACGCGACTGGCCAGCCAAAAACTGGACGAACAAGTCGACCAGGATCAGCGTGAGAACGCTGACACATCGAAACAATCCGGCTCGGTGGCAACATCGAACGCTCGCCGGACGGTGCTTCTAGCTACGATTGCCGTTTCAATGGTTTTGCTTGCCGTTTACGTCTCGATGAACTCCGGTGACATCGAAAGCACGGTCACCAGCTGGCTTGGTCCACCAGCAGTCGACGCAACCGAAACGCATTCGCCCAATCCGAGTGGCCCAAACATCGATCACTCGTTGCTGGATGAAGTGTTGGCGACACACGTTCAAGAAGGCGGTTGGGTGAACTATGAGGCATTGCGAGACAACACTGGCAAGCTTGATCGATACCTGGACGTTGTGGCGTCGGCACCGTGGGACGATCTTGGCCGTGATGAAAAACTAGCCTTGCTTCTTAACGGCTACAACGCATCGACGCTGAAATTGATTGTGGACCACTACCCGGTCGATTCCATCAAGGACATTCCCGCGACCGATCGCTGGGACGCGGTTCGATGGAACATCGGTGGGAACATCTGGAGTCTCAACCAAATTGAGCACGAGCAGATTCGCCCGCATTTCAAAGAGCCTCGCATCCACTTCGCACTGGTTTGCGCCGCTGTTGGTTGCCCACCTCTACGTCGCGAAGCCTACCATCCCGATCGATTGAATGAACAACTGGAAGATCAGACTCGGATCGTCCACGACCATGCGACTTGGTTTGAACATCTCGCGGGCTCCAACGAACTAAGACTCACAAAGCTCTACGACTGGTACGCCGGCGATTTCTTGCAGTCAGCGGAATCGATTCCACACTTTGCAGCCACCTATTCACAATCGCTTCGACAAGCAATCGATTCCGAGCAGGATCCAACCGTCGAATGGCTGCCATACGACTGGTCGCTCAACACGTTGCCGAATCGCCGGCCACGATAG
- a CDS encoding phosphoenolpyruvate protein kinase, which yields MRDWIRLATKRSIVVRGVICSSIVGTILIAINQGDVIWNGNLEIRHAAKIGLT from the coding sequence ATGCGTGATTGGATCCGTTTGGCAACCAAGCGATCGATCGTTGTACGCGGAGTGATCTGCAGCTCGATTGTTGGCACGATTCTGATTGCGATCAACCAAGGCGACGTGATCTGGAATGGAAACCTCGAAATTCGACACGCTGCTAAAATCGGACTGACGTAA
- a CDS encoding GNAT family N-acetyltransferase: MISISVEQSCHYDSVQQLTVSAFEASKFGHQGESELIEALRDNCERAISLVALDDRKVIGHVIASPAVIHFAGSERSGLAIGPMAVMPSFQRRGVGSQLVRAVVERADAAGESFMAVAGHPEFYTRFGFRPILDFGVQHCFDGMPDDVFFLRGLQTTFPDHFENGRLVYSNAFGRQDRFA; this comes from the coding sequence GTGATCTCAATTTCCGTGGAACAGTCGTGCCATTACGATTCGGTTCAACAGCTCACCGTTTCGGCTTTTGAAGCATCAAAGTTTGGTCATCAGGGCGAATCGGAACTGATCGAAGCCTTGCGTGACAATTGTGAGCGAGCAATTTCGTTGGTTGCTCTTGATGATCGAAAAGTGATAGGGCACGTGATCGCATCGCCTGCCGTCATTCATTTCGCCGGCAGTGAGAGGAGCGGTTTGGCGATTGGTCCGATGGCGGTGATGCCGTCGTTTCAGCGGAGAGGCGTTGGTTCGCAACTCGTTCGTGCGGTCGTTGAGCGAGCGGACGCTGCGGGCGAGTCCTTTATGGCGGTGGCTGGGCACCCGGAGTTCTACACTCGATTTGGGTTTCGGCCGATTTTGGACTTTGGCGTTCAGCACTGTTTTGATGGAATGCCTGACGATGTGTTTTTCTTGCGAGGACTTCAGACCACATTTCCGGATCACTTCGAGAATGGACGCCTCGTTTACTCCAACGCGTTCGGTCGGCAAGACCGATTTGCCTGA
- a CDS encoding indolepyruvate ferredoxin oxidoreductase subunit alpha, translating to MTMVVTQPCIGCKDKACLTVCPADCFHEDEQMVYINPDDCVDCEACIPECPTEAIFGEDDVPEQWKDFIALNAINADACPPASE from the coding sequence ATGACGATGGTGGTGACGCAGCCGTGCATCGGTTGCAAAGACAAAGCCTGCTTGACCGTGTGCCCGGCGGATTGCTTTCACGAAGACGAGCAAATGGTTTACATCAATCCCGACGACTGCGTTGATTGCGAAGCTTGCATTCCCGAGTGTCCGACCGAGGCCATCTTCGGCGAGGACGATGTGCCGGAGCAATGGAAGGACTTCATTGCATTGAACGCGATCAACGCGGACGCATGCCCGCCGGCCAGTGAGTAG
- a CDS encoding ADP-ribosylglycohydrolase family protein, which translates to MHYKSIVGCMLGTAVGDALGLPYEGLPPDRAARLLGPPTRHRFFLGHGMISDDTEHTCMVAQSLMESPSDVNQFAKRFAWRLRWWILGLPAGVGKATARSGIKLWLGAKPQTSGVFSAGNGPAMRAAIFGAAIDDRSLMLDFVRASSRLTHSDPKAEQGAIAVALAARHARTFPMVDHKLWLKDVEKALNNEQSELLNRIRASIDSAQSNESTRDFADSQGLSRGITGYTLHTVPLAVHAWLSSPNDYRQAVTSIIECGGDADTTAAIVGGIVGAGVGRDGIPTKWLDGIQNWPRSIMWIEHLAEKLADTLEPTSLGRTPNKAPWINPLAVVLRNLAFLMIVLFHGFRRLAPPY; encoded by the coding sequence TTGCATTACAAATCCATTGTTGGCTGCATGCTGGGCACCGCCGTTGGTGACGCTCTTGGACTTCCCTACGAAGGCTTGCCTCCCGATCGAGCCGCACGTCTTCTCGGCCCACCGACACGACACCGTTTTTTTCTTGGTCACGGGATGATTTCCGACGACACGGAGCACACCTGCATGGTGGCTCAATCGTTAATGGAATCTCCATCCGACGTCAATCAATTCGCGAAGCGTTTTGCATGGCGTTTGCGGTGGTGGATCCTGGGACTGCCCGCGGGAGTCGGCAAAGCAACGGCTCGATCCGGTATCAAACTTTGGTTGGGCGCAAAGCCACAAACGTCTGGTGTTTTCTCCGCTGGCAACGGACCGGCAATGCGAGCGGCCATCTTTGGTGCGGCAATCGATGATCGTTCGCTGATGCTGGACTTCGTGCGTGCGTCATCGCGATTGACACATTCTGACCCAAAGGCAGAACAAGGTGCGATCGCGGTCGCACTTGCCGCACGGCACGCTCGAACTTTTCCCATGGTCGACCACAAGCTTTGGCTGAAAGACGTTGAGAAGGCATTGAACAACGAGCAATCGGAATTACTGAATCGAATCCGAGCCTCAATCGACAGTGCTCAGTCGAACGAATCCACCCGAGACTTTGCAGATTCACAAGGACTCTCACGAGGCATCACCGGCTACACGCTTCACACAGTTCCGCTTGCCGTTCACGCCTGGCTGTCCAGCCCAAACGACTACCGACAAGCGGTCACCTCCATCATCGAGTGCGGCGGTGATGCTGACACCACTGCTGCGATTGTTGGCGGAATCGTTGGTGCCGGTGTGGGACGCGATGGCATTCCAACGAAATGGCTCGACGGCATCCAAAACTGGCCGCGTAGCATCATGTGGATCGAGCACCTCGCTGAAAAACTCGCCGACACATTGGAGCCAACATCACTGGGCAGAACGCCCAACAAAGCACCTTGGATCAATCCACTCGCAGTCGTTCTTCGCAACCTCGCGTTCCTGATGATCGTTCTTTTTCACGGCTTTCGCCGACTCGCACCGCCATACTGA
- a CDS encoding RNA 2'-phosphotransferase, translated as MKADKQLVSTSKFLSLVLRHQPGVIGMTLDEQGWLEIDGLIANANTRGKKLTLELIHEVVATNDKKRFVLSDDGLRIRASQGHSVAGVDLNLTEANPPATLYHGTVDAFLPRIREQGLQKRSRNHVHLSADEATATNVGSRRGKPKLLLIAAQRMHQDGHIFYLSENEVWLVDSVPPTYLTFPT; from the coding sequence ATGAAAGCAGACAAACAACTCGTGTCGACGAGCAAATTCCTGAGCCTCGTCCTCCGACACCAACCCGGTGTCATCGGCATGACGCTGGACGAGCAAGGCTGGCTCGAAATCGATGGACTGATTGCAAACGCAAACACACGTGGCAAGAAGCTGACGCTCGAATTGATTCACGAAGTGGTCGCGACAAATGACAAGAAACGTTTTGTCCTAAGCGATGATGGGCTTCGCATTCGCGCCAGCCAAGGGCATTCGGTTGCAGGAGTGGACCTGAACCTGACCGAAGCGAATCCGCCCGCAACGCTTTACCATGGAACCGTGGATGCATTCCTTCCTCGTATCCGTGAACAAGGATTGCAAAAGCGATCTCGAAACCACGTTCACCTCTCCGCCGACGAAGCAACGGCAACCAATGTTGGTTCGCGACGTGGCAAACCCAAACTCCTTCTCATCGCTGCACAGCGAATGCATCAAGACGGTCATATTTTCTATCTCTCTGAGAATGAAGTTTGGTTAGTCGATTCGGTTCCGCCGACTTACCTCACCTTCCCAACGTGA
- a CDS encoding ArsR/SmtB family transcription factor, whose product MNRKTELRNERPSKPPGTASDFAQAAECLKVLAHPVRLRIVQMLLHGRYTVGELASDCEIQNNVGSDHLRLLQRCGFLTSKRDGRKVYYQVAESHLEQLMACIEGRFQTS is encoded by the coding sequence ATGAATCGCAAAACAGAACTTAGAAACGAGCGTCCGTCAAAACCGCCCGGCACGGCAAGCGATTTTGCACAAGCCGCGGAATGTTTGAAGGTCCTCGCTCATCCAGTTCGTTTGCGAATTGTTCAGATGTTGCTACACGGCCGATACACGGTTGGTGAATTGGCATCGGATTGCGAGATCCAGAACAATGTCGGTTCGGATCATTTACGGCTGTTGCAGCGTTGCGGATTTCTGACCAGCAAGCGGGATGGACGCAAAGTGTATTATCAAGTCGCTGAGTCTCATTTGGAGCAGCTGATGGCGTGCATCGAAGGACGCTTTCAGACGTCTTGA
- a CDS encoding rhodanese-like domain-containing protein, producing the protein MQSITVQELAQKQKSTSVDLIDVRMPTEYREVHATGAVSVPLDSLDPKAVAQAMQNGSGEPIYVICKSGNRSSKAVQKFLQAGVQNVVNVDGGTNAWVSAGLPIVRGQKAISLERQVRILAGFLALLGAVLGFFVHPYFIGLSAFIGAGLMFAGITDTCGMGMMLSKMPWNRCGDSGSCSV; encoded by the coding sequence ATGCAGTCAATCACAGTTCAAGAGCTCGCCCAAAAGCAGAAGAGCACCAGCGTCGACTTGATCGATGTTCGGATGCCGACCGAGTATCGCGAAGTTCATGCCACCGGAGCGGTCAGTGTTCCACTGGATTCATTGGATCCAAAGGCAGTGGCGCAAGCCATGCAAAACGGAAGTGGTGAGCCGATCTATGTCATTTGCAAGAGCGGGAATCGATCCAGCAAAGCCGTGCAGAAGTTCTTGCAGGCAGGCGTGCAAAACGTTGTCAACGTGGATGGCGGGACCAACGCATGGGTGTCCGCTGGGTTGCCAATTGTCCGGGGGCAGAAAGCCATTTCACTCGAACGTCAGGTTCGAATTTTGGCGGGGTTCTTGGCCTTGCTGGGTGCGGTCCTGGGGTTCTTCGTCCATCCCTACTTCATCGGACTGTCTGCATTCATCGGTGCCGGTTTGATGTTTGCCGGAATCACTGACACGTGTGGGATGGGCATGATGCTTTCGAAAATGCCCTGGAATCGATGCGGAGATTCAGGGTCATGTTCGGTCTAG
- a CDS encoding sulfite exporter TauE/SafE family protein, producing MFGLAILFGCIVGFALGLTGGGGGVFAVPLLVYGMSIAPREAVGISLASVGGTALFGAVPRLIHGEVELRTGLLFAIAGMMGAPVGSYLSSLVPETALLLMFAVLMLVVAYRMWAKTKDPSIVSGVCNSEASMERDRSACQRDEDGTLRLTSRCARLLVLVGLMTGVLSGLFGVGGGFVIVPALVLFSGMEIHRAVGTSLFVIVLVSVSGVASHLLSGNELSISTALLFTTGGFAGMWLGGIVAKRLEGPTLQKVFSIAVVLVATFVLVKSTVL from the coding sequence ATGTTCGGTCTAGCGATCTTGTTTGGCTGCATCGTCGGTTTTGCCCTCGGGCTTACCGGTGGGGGCGGCGGAGTTTTTGCCGTGCCATTGCTGGTCTATGGCATGTCGATCGCGCCACGCGAAGCGGTTGGGATCTCACTGGCATCGGTCGGCGGTACTGCGTTGTTTGGTGCGGTCCCAAGATTGATTCATGGTGAAGTCGAACTGAGGACCGGGTTGTTGTTTGCGATTGCTGGAATGATGGGTGCCCCGGTTGGATCGTATTTGTCGTCGTTGGTACCGGAGACGGCTTTGTTATTGATGTTTGCGGTGTTGATGCTCGTTGTTGCTTACCGGATGTGGGCGAAGACGAAAGATCCAAGCATTGTCAGCGGTGTGTGCAACAGCGAAGCGAGCATGGAACGCGATCGCAGTGCTTGTCAGCGTGATGAAGATGGCACGCTGCGATTGACATCGCGATGTGCACGGTTGCTGGTTCTGGTGGGACTGATGACGGGAGTGCTTTCGGGTTTGTTTGGCGTTGGTGGAGGGTTTGTCATCGTGCCCGCGTTGGTCTTGTTCAGCGGCATGGAAATTCACCGAGCGGTTGGGACGTCGTTGTTTGTCATTGTCCTGGTCAGCGTCTCTGGAGTCGCTTCTCATCTGCTCAGTGGCAACGAACTTTCCATCTCAACCGCATTGTTGTTCACGACGGGCGGATTCGCCGGCATGTGGTTGGGCGGGATCGTCGCGAAACGTTTGGAAGGTCCCACGCTTCAAAAAGTTTTCTCGATCGCGGTTGTGTTGGTCGCGACGTTCGTCCTTGTCAAATCAACGGTTTTGTAG
- a CDS encoding MBL fold metallo-hydrolase codes for MLLKYFYDDKLAHASYLVGCQRVREAIVIDPGRDIEGYLAMAEREGLTIAAVAETHIHADYVSGARELADRVGAKLYVSDEGPAEWKYLYLDGYTNQLLHDGDSFSIGKIKFDVMHTPGHTPESLSFVLTDQGGGVTSPMGIFTGDFVFVGSIGRPDLLEEAAGIAGTAEPGAKDLFASMKRFRALPDHLQVWPAHGAGSACGKGLGAIPSSTVGYEKLTNPALQYDNEESFVRYILADQPEAPKYFAVMKRVNKEGPRVLGEGHHHQMLDLAKLHAALKSGTVIDLATSSEFAKGHVPGAINIPIGMLATWAGWLVDYDKPAYLICKPEQLEEAARVLHKIGVEEIVGAFDAHSVQASGEADEVYSAAKPSELLPRIESERVTLIDVRSNEEWNEGHIQNANHYFLGRLPSRLSELPKDKTVVVHCLSGARSSIAASVLQANGVKDVINMEGGYKAWVQADLPKQKETVSLSS; via the coding sequence ATGTTGCTCAAGTATTTCTATGATGACAAACTCGCACACGCTTCGTATCTGGTCGGATGTCAGCGCGTCCGCGAAGCCATCGTGATCGATCCAGGTCGCGACATTGAGGGCTATTTAGCGATGGCCGAGCGAGAAGGGCTCACCATCGCAGCCGTTGCGGAGACACATATTCATGCGGACTATGTGTCCGGTGCGCGGGAGCTTGCTGACCGGGTGGGGGCGAAATTGTACGTCTCCGATGAAGGCCCCGCCGAGTGGAAGTATTTGTACCTCGATGGATACACCAATCAATTGCTTCACGATGGCGATTCGTTTTCGATCGGCAAGATCAAGTTCGACGTGATGCACACGCCTGGCCACACTCCTGAGAGCTTGTCGTTTGTGTTGACTGACCAAGGCGGTGGAGTCACTAGTCCAATGGGAATTTTTACGGGCGACTTCGTTTTCGTCGGATCCATCGGTCGCCCAGATTTGTTGGAAGAGGCAGCCGGGATCGCTGGAACTGCTGAGCCGGGAGCAAAAGATTTGTTTGCGTCCATGAAGCGGTTTCGAGCATTGCCGGATCACTTGCAAGTTTGGCCAGCTCACGGGGCGGGCAGTGCCTGCGGGAAAGGATTGGGGGCGATTCCCTCATCGACCGTTGGCTACGAGAAACTCACCAATCCCGCCCTGCAATATGACAACGAGGAATCTTTCGTGCGTTACATCCTGGCGGATCAACCGGAAGCACCGAAGTACTTTGCGGTGATGAAACGCGTCAACAAAGAAGGGCCACGTGTGTTGGGTGAAGGGCATCATCATCAGATGCTTGACTTGGCAAAACTACATGCCGCATTGAAATCAGGGACCGTCATCGATCTAGCAACCTCCTCTGAATTCGCGAAAGGGCATGTGCCCGGGGCAATCAATATTCCGATTGGCATGTTAGCGACCTGGGCAGGTTGGTTAGTCGACTACGACAAACCGGCGTACTTGATTTGCAAGCCGGAGCAATTGGAAGAAGCCGCTCGCGTGCTTCACAAGATTGGTGTGGAGGAAATCGTCGGTGCTTTTGACGCACACAGCGTTCAAGCGTCAGGGGAAGCCGATGAGGTCTATTCGGCCGCGAAGCCGTCTGAGTTGCTGCCTCGCATCGAGTCAGAGCGAGTGACGCTGATTGATGTGCGTTCGAACGAAGAGTGGAACGAGGGGCACATTCAAAATGCCAACCACTACTTTCTCGGTAGATTGCCGAGTCGTTTGAGCGAACTGCCCAAGGACAAAACCGTTGTCGTGCATTGCTTGAGTGGTGCTCGATCGTCGATTGCCGCCAGCGTTCTTCAAGCCAATGGCGTGAAAGACGTAATCAACATGGAGGGAGGCTACAAGGCGTGGGTGCAAGCGGATTTACCAAAGCAGAAAGAAACGGTGTCTTTGTCTAGCTAG
- a CDS encoding bacterioferritin, translated as MSKTQTIENLQKALAMELTATHQYQLHACVLDDWGMGLLASKMREELQEELGHSEDFLNRILFLKGNPNLTMQKTPVQAKSLKEMFESDLADEKEAIDFYTTASIQASEDRDIGTRQLFERIAVDEEGHAGWLELQLDLLERMGEPAYIAKHMPANSDE; from the coding sequence ATGAGTAAAACGCAAACGATTGAGAACTTGCAAAAAGCTTTGGCAATGGAATTGACGGCGACGCACCAATATCAGTTGCACGCCTGCGTGCTGGATGATTGGGGCATGGGGCTGTTGGCTTCCAAAATGCGTGAAGAACTACAAGAAGAGCTGGGGCATTCAGAAGACTTTTTGAACCGGATCTTGTTCTTGAAGGGAAATCCCAACTTGACGATGCAGAAAACGCCTGTCCAAGCAAAGTCGCTGAAGGAAATGTTCGAATCTGATCTGGCCGACGAAAAAGAAGCCATCGACTTCTACACGACCGCATCGATTCAGGCGAGTGAAGACCGTGACATCGGGACGCGTCAATTGTTCGAACGCATTGCTGTGGACGAAGAAGGGCATGCGGGTTGGTTGGAGCTGCAACTGGATCTGTTGGAGCGGATGGGTGAACCAGCCTACATCGCCAAGCACATGCCAGCGAATTCGGATGAATAG
- a CDS encoding DsrE family protein gives MFQFLLQNHEAIQRTVKELASGVETLTESDDPKIAEAIQEHVEWMEYRIEETNPIRMRDPLFAEIFRHTDKIKMVHENTEKGVRVTETSDDAYVVKLIQAHAKAVSGFVERGFAEAMKNHPVPERSGDSDVHEKQSFEATTPVIAGVGKVVRLPSAVQQPKVGAKLLVDLTSGAEPGKINPGLERVAKYLNIYAGAGELPTEVQIAVVIHGGATLTVLNSDAYAAKFGTESNPNLELMHQLHEAGVDMYVCGQSLIASGAKPNEVVVFVDTAVSALTAVVNLQSDGFAYVPVSK, from the coding sequence GTGTTTCAGTTCCTGCTTCAAAACCATGAAGCAATCCAGCGAACTGTTAAGGAGTTGGCTTCCGGTGTTGAAACGTTGACCGAATCGGATGACCCGAAGATTGCCGAGGCGATTCAGGAACACGTCGAATGGATGGAATACCGGATCGAAGAGACCAATCCGATTCGCATGCGAGATCCGTTGTTCGCGGAAATCTTCCGTCACACCGACAAGATTAAAATGGTCCACGAGAACACTGAAAAAGGTGTTCGCGTGACAGAAACCTCCGATGACGCCTACGTGGTGAAGTTGATTCAAGCACACGCGAAAGCCGTTTCTGGTTTTGTCGAGCGGGGATTCGCTGAAGCCATGAAGAATCATCCGGTGCCTGAAAGGTCCGGCGATTCCGATGTGCACGAAAAGCAGTCTTTCGAAGCAACCACCCCGGTGATCGCTGGGGTGGGAAAGGTCGTGAGACTGCCCAGTGCGGTTCAACAACCGAAGGTTGGAGCGAAGCTGTTGGTGGATTTAACAAGCGGTGCCGAGCCCGGGAAAATCAACCCTGGGCTAGAGAGAGTTGCGAAGTATCTGAACATCTACGCAGGTGCGGGTGAACTTCCGACTGAAGTCCAAATCGCGGTTGTCATTCACGGCGGAGCAACGTTGACGGTACTGAATTCAGACGCCTACGCGGCGAAGTTCGGCACGGAGAGCAACCCGAATCTGGAGCTGATGCATCAATTGCACGAGGCCGGAGTGGATATGTATGTGTGTGGTCAATCGTTGATCGCTTCGGGTGCAAAGCCGAACGAAGTGGTCGTGTTTGTCGACACGGCGGTTTCAGCTTTGACCGCTGTCGTCAACTTGCAGTCGGATGGCTTCGCTTACGTTCCCGTCAGCAAATGA
- a CDS encoding membrane or secreted protein, translating to MSRHVYLGFAICCVVGAVVLWTWMPSKTTVSDIDVLEQTSDYVLVRHQEQTGKMYQAFFDDFSEPEFRNWFGEDRWTTIDTLSPASPSLEAYVSLRRKIFSGESDFLDNRIESADGIAKFTAVAPTQSMVTSKSMLENNRLWFVEGDDLWFRGKYKLQSGVPFTIADFQERGRYNSPGPRITIWDQKYLGYELKSGWKPKMRQSEVEVPIGEWFFLTVHLVLHHKNGQVQIWQNDQLLIDEKVATLPASDSLLNALEVGITATDHASEVWIDEIAISHQPIEIKTDSSAQTN from the coding sequence ATGAGCCGACACGTCTATCTGGGTTTCGCGATTTGCTGCGTTGTCGGTGCGGTCGTGTTGTGGACGTGGATGCCCTCGAAGACAACAGTTTCCGACATCGACGTTCTGGAACAAACCTCGGACTATGTCCTGGTGCGTCACCAAGAGCAAACGGGCAAAATGTACCAAGCCTTCTTCGATGACTTCTCGGAACCCGAGTTCCGAAACTGGTTTGGTGAAGACCGCTGGACCACGATCGACACACTCTCGCCCGCATCACCATCGCTGGAAGCCTACGTCAGTTTGCGTCGAAAGATCTTCTCGGGCGAAAGTGATTTCCTAGACAATCGGATCGAGTCAGCGGATGGGATCGCAAAATTCACCGCCGTCGCGCCGACCCAATCGATGGTGACATCAAAGTCCATGCTAGAAAACAATCGACTCTGGTTTGTTGAAGGCGACGACCTTTGGTTCCGTGGCAAATACAAGCTCCAATCAGGAGTTCCGTTCACAATCGCCGACTTCCAAGAACGTGGGCGTTACAACAGCCCCGGTCCACGAATCACAATTTGGGATCAAAAGTATCTCGGCTATGAACTCAAATCAGGTTGGAAACCAAAGATGCGTCAGTCCGAGGTGGAAGTCCCAATCGGCGAGTGGTTCTTTCTAACCGTGCACCTCGTTTTGCATCATAAAAATGGACAAGTACAAATCTGGCAGAACGATCAGCTTCTGATCGACGAAAAAGTTGCAACGTTGCCCGCATCAGACTCCTTGCTCAACGCTCTGGAAGTCGGAATCACCGCCACCGATCACGCCTCGGAAGTTTGGATTGATGAAATTGCAATTTCACACCAACCCATCGAGATCAAAACGGATTCCTCCGCACAAACGAATTGA